The Candidatus Dormiibacterota bacterium sequence TCGGCGATGCCCGCAATCAAGTACAGGAAGAATGCCGGCAGCAACGGGAGGATGAACCACCAGGTGTGTTGGGCGTTGACGATATCGACCAGCCGGGCGGAGCCGGCCAGGATGAAGACCGGGACCAGCGAGAGGCCGAGCGCCATCTCGTAGCTGATCATCTGGGCTGATGAGCGCAGCGCACCGAGCATCGAGTACTTGCTGTTCGATGAGTAACCGGCAAGAAAGATGCCATAGACGCCCACTGACGTCACCGCGAAGTACCAGAGAACGCCGATGTTGACGTTCATCACGTACCAGCCGACTGGATGGCCGAAGAAGTTGAGCGGACCGGGCCCGCTGATCGGAATGATCGCGAAGCTGGCGAGCGCCGCCATGATCGAGATCATCGGCGCCAGCAGGTAAAGAAATCGGTCGCGGCTCGACGGTGCGCTGCTCGACTTGAAGAACAGCTTCAAGCCGTCGGCCGCCGGCTGCAGGAGTCCCCAAGGGCCGACCCGGTTCGGTCCCGGCCGCTGCTGCATGCGCGCCTGTACCTTCCGCTCGAACAGCGTGAGATACGCAAAGCCGGTCAGCAAGGCCCCGATCACGATGACCGCCTTGATCAAGGTCTCGACGACGACTTCGAGCGTCATCGCTGTTCGCTCCAGCGCACCGGCGCGCCCTGGTTGACCGCGGCATAGGGTGGCAGCGCGCGGACCAGGTCGGCCGTGATCCCCTCGACGCTCGCGTAATCCCAGGAGGCGCCGAGCTTGTTCGCGATCTCCTGGAAGACGCGCCAGTCTTCCCTCACCCAAGCGGCGTCGATGCCCTTCGAAATCCGCTGCACGCGACCCTCCATGTTGGTCACGGTGCCGTCCTTTTCCGTGAAGGCATGGCCCGGGATGATGACGTGGGCGACCTCGTCGAGGAGCGATGGCTTGAAGCGGTGGAAGATCACCAGCGGCAGCGCGGACAGCCACATCGATTCGGCATCGGTCGGCACGAAGCCGTTCAGCGGGCTGGACTCGTGCACGTAGAGCGCCTTGACGCCGGCGCCCGGCCACTCCACCCTCCCCTTTCCCGACGTTCCGTTGAGCGAGACATAGCCAGGCCCACGGTGCGGCAGGATGCCGAGGTCCTTGGCACCGCGCCCGTTGGGTCCGGTGGTCACGATCAGCCGTCGGACGCTGCCCTTCACCTTCTTTTGCAGTTTGCCCTGGAGCTCGACGGCCGCCTTCTTGTTGGTTTCCGCCGCCAGGATGCCAACCGCGTGAGCCTCCGCGGGGACGGCGTCGAGAGCTTTCTTGACGTCGGCAGCGCCGACCTTCGAGACCTGGAGGCCCTTGCGCTGGCTCTTGAACAGACGCAGGTGGAGCACCGGCGCCGCATCGATGACATCCTGGCCACCCAGCAGGACGACATGGTCGCAGCGCTCGATGTCGGCGATCGGCAGCGTCATATCGTCCGTCTCGGCATCTTCGAGGACGCCGCTGCGGTGATCGATGTTGGGCGAGCCGAGAACCTCGCGGAAGAGTCGCTGGAAGAGGAAGAGCTCCTCGTTGCTGGCCGCCGGCGAGGCCCACCCCGCCGCCTGGGCACCGGCCTGCTTGAGCTGCTTCAGCGCATCGGCCGTGAAGGCGATCGCCTCGTCATAGGTGACCTTTTCCAGCGCGCCGTTGCGGCGGATCTGCGGCCGGTCCTGCGTGGTGCGCTGGAAATGCGGGAAGCTGTAGCGACCCATATCGCAGAGCCAGCCGTCGTCGACCGCGAGGTTTTCTCGCGACTGGAAGCGTCCGATCCGGTTGCTGCGGGCGTCGAGGTGGATGTTGCAACCCATGCTGCAGCCGGGGCAAACGCTGGCGGTGCGGTCCAGGTCCCAGGGGCGGCTGACGAATCGATACTGCCGCGAGGTCAGCGCGCCGACCGGGCAGATCTCTGTCCAGTTGCCCTGGTAGTTCGACTGGGCCGGTTCGTCGTTGAAGGTGCCGATGATGGTGTGGACCCCCCGCTGGATCAGCGCCAGCTCGCGCTCCCCTGAGATCTCCTCACTGAACCTGGTGCAGCGCCAGCACAGGATGCAGCGCTCGCGGTCGAGGACGATCTTGTCGGAAAGCGGCACACCCTTGTCGAAATGCGCCTTCGGAAATTCGAAGCGGCTGGCGCCGGGGCCATATTGGAAGGTCTGGTCCTGCAGCGGGCATTCGCCGCCCTTGTCGCAGATCGGGCAGTCGAGGGGGTGGTTGA is a genomic window containing:
- the nuoH gene encoding NADH-quinone oxidoreductase subunit NuoH — its product is MTLEVVVETLIKAVIVIGALLTGFAYLTLFERKVQARMQQRPGPNRVGPWGLLQPAADGLKLFFKSSSAPSSRDRFLYLLAPMISIMAALASFAIIPISGPGPLNFFGHPVGWYVMNVNIGVLWYFAVTSVGVYGIFLAGYSSNSKYSMLGALRSSAQMISYEMALGLSLVPVFILAGSARLVDIVNAQHTWWFILPLLPAFFLYLIAGIAETNRAPFDLPEAETELVAGYHTEYSGLRFALFFMAEYINMIIVSSVATIVFLGGWWGPLGILPGPWWFVLKVVVLLYVYVWLRATLPRMRYDRLMALSWKSLFPLSLAMMMITAIVVVAAQGTL
- a CDS encoding molybdopterin-dependent oxidoreductase, encoding MATVQTDQVTLTIDGQSVTVPKGTLILDAAKAINIDIPIFCSHPKMAPVAVCRMCLVEVEKMPKLQPACAVYVADGMVVKTTTEQVGKYQKGVLELLLINHPLDCPICDKGGECPLQDQTFQYGPGASRFEFPKAHFDKGVPLSDKIVLDRERCILCWRCTRFSEEISGERELALIQRGVHTIIGTFNDEPAQSNYQGNWTEICPVGALTSRQYRFVSRPWDLDRTASVCPGCSMGCNIHLDARSNRIGRFQSRENLAVDDGWLCDMGRYSFPHFQRTTQDRPQIRRNGALEKVTYDEAIAFTADALKQLKQAGAQAAGWASPAASNEELFLFQRLFREVLGSPNIDHRSGVLEDAETDDMTLPIADIERCDHVVLLGGQDVIDAAPVLHLRLFKSQRKGLQVSKVGAADVKKALDAVPAEAHAVGILAAETNKKAAVELQGKLQKKVKGSVRRLIVTTGPNGRGAKDLGILPHRGPGYVSLNGTSGKGRVEWPGAGVKALYVHESSPLNGFVPTDAESMWLSALPLVIFHRFKPSLLDEVAHVIIPGHAFTEKDGTVTNMEGRVQRISKGIDAAWVREDWRVFQEIANKLGASWDYASVEGITADLVRALPPYAAVNQGAPVRWSEQR